The stretch of DNA GGGTCTCGGCCAGCCCGTTCAATGCCCTCTTTATGGCCTTGCATTCGGACAATAACGGATGCAAGACCAACCTGTTCACGCTTTACAGTGAAACCAAGGCACGGGGGGCTGCGGTACGGGAGCATGAGCAGGGCGTACCGTTCCTGTTCTATAACTGGAACAAGTATGTCAACCGGAACAATCCGAATGAAACCATCGACCGTACCGCCTATCTCCAATTGGACGAAGAGCAGAAGGCACAGTTCAAGGGTGTCCACAACCGAGAAATCCGCACGCTTTTCAATATCGACCAGACGACGTTGCCCTACGTGGACAAGCCGGCTTACGAGGATGCGGTAAAGCAGGACGGCAGTGTTCAGGAAAGAGGATATGCCGAGGCGGACAACCGCAGGTTGCGCACTCGGTTCAACGACTTTCTATTGAAGATGCGGGACAACCTCGTTCCCGTGCGCTCGGACGGTAGCGGAGTTCCTCATTACGAGACGGACAAAGATGCGGTCTATATGCCGCGCCAAAAGGATTTTGAGCATTACCACGATTATGTGCAGGAAGCCTTGCGGCAGATCGTGAGTGCCACAGGACATCAACAACGACTTGCCCGTGAAGGCATGGTCATGAAGAATGGTGTGGCTCCGTCAGAGGATGCGGTAAAATATGAAAGGTTGGTTGTGGAACTGGCTTCGGGTATCAAGATGTTGGAACTGGGACTGCCCGCGCGTTTGTCCGATGCAAGCCTGAAGACGGTGGATTACTGGTGTCGGGAGTTCAAGGAAAACCCGTGTATAATGGACGCTCTCGAAAGCGACGTGAACAATGCGCTTGATGTTATCCGAAAAGCGGAACGGGGCGAGAAAATTGAGTACGCCACCCTGCGAAACAGACGGCAGACCACGACCATGCAGGAACAGATGCCCAAGCATTACTTTGTGGCGAATGAAATCCGCCAGCACCCGGACAAGGCGGCGAAAAGCATCGTCCTCGTCATCGACCGGGAGGCGAAATCGGCGGATGTCATTTTGCCGGCAGGAGCTTCGACCGAGGCGAACAACGAGATTCCCGGCATGAACAAGGGGCGTATCGAACGGGCATTGCAGAAAGAGGGTATCGAGCAGGTGCGTTTCTATAATACTGACGGTGCATTGGGTTACAGACCCGATGACAGCTATTTCAATGAAAAAATGGTGACACTGGCCCGGTTAAGGAACTACACGTTGGAAAAGCTCTCCACGCTGGACGTGTCGGAAGCTGTCAGACGGGCGAATGAGGTCGGGTTCGATGCCGTGCAGATGATTCAGGATGACAAGAACCGTTGGGCACTCTATATCAAGCCGGAAAACAAGGAGGGGTACAGCGTCTATCCCGACAAGGAGGATGTGAACCGTTTTTTCTCCACGCTCAAGCAGGCGATGGACAACATCGACAAGGTACGGATGGAGCTGGCGCACAAGTATTATGCACTGGCGGAGGTCAAACCCGACCTGAAAGTGGATTTGTTCGGCAGCGATACGCCGGAGATTGACCTGAACCGTATTCAGCGTGTTGCCATCTTCAAGACCAGGCAGGATGGAATCCAGTGTGTGGCAACCATCGACGGACAAAAGCTGCAGCCCCGCAGCGTCACTCCACAGCAGTGGCAACGGATGTGGGTGGCGGAAGACCGTGACGGCTACAAGCGGCATTTGGCGGCTACGCTGTTTGCCGATGTGCTGCAAAAGGGACAATCCGTCGGGGAACAGAAAGCGGAAGAGCAGGTACGGCAACAGAATGAGGTGGTGGCGGAAAATCGGTCGGAAGAGACGAATGATGAAAATATGTCTCCGAAACGGCAGTTTTGGGACAACCTCAAGGAAAAGCATCCCGACGCCCTGTATCTGATTCGTGCAGGAGAAGTCTATCGGCTTTATAATGAGGATGCGGCAAAGGGAGCTGATATATTGGGGATTACGATGAAGAAATATCCGGAACGTGGATTTTCGGCTTTCGCAGAGTTCCCAAGGACGCAACTGGACAGCTATCTGCCCAAACTTGTCCGTGCTGGTGAGCGTGTCGCCATCAGTGAGATAGAGCTACAGGATAAACGGCAGGACGAGCAGGAAACACATAGGGGTATTCATAGATAAGGAGTGACGATTATGACCAAGAATCAGGAATATGCACTGCAATACGCAGATTATGCGATGGCACAGATGCGAAGGTATGGCATCCCGGCTTCCGTCACATTGGCGCAAGGCATACTGGAAAGCAGCAACGGACAGAGCCGTCTGGCAAGGAACGAGAACAACCATTTCGGCATCAAGGCAACTTCCTCGTGGATTGCCGAAGGCGGCAAATACGGAATCTACACCGATGATAAGCCGAATGAAAAGTTCTGCAGCTATGACAGCGTGGGTGATTCATACGAGCATCATTCCCGCTTTTTGAAGGAGAACAGCCGCTATGCCGGTTGCTTCAAACTCTCCCCGGACGATTACAAGGGCTGGGCACAAAGCATTGAGAAAGCCGGTTACGCCACAGGCGGCAAGTATGCCGAGAACCTGCAGAAAATCATTGAGCAGAACGGCTTGCAGAAGTATGACAGACAGGTGATGCAGGAGATGACGGCACAAGGCCGGCAGTTCGGGGTGGAACACAATCCGCTCCAGACTTCCGAGAGTGCGGAACATGGAACGGGGTATTCGTTCCCGGTGGAACGGGAGGAATTTCTGTTCATTACCTCTCCGTTCGGAACACGGCAAGACCCGTTGGACAGCACAAAGCAACAGATGCACAAGGGCGTGGATATCCGTTGCAAAGCCGACGCGGTACTGGCTACGGAGAGCGGCGGCAAGGTCGTGGCGGTAAACCAGAACAAGAATACACCCGGCGGCAAGTCGCTGACGGTGGAATATGCTCGGACGGACGGCAGCAAGGTACAATGTACCTATATGCACCTCAAGGAGATTTCCGTCAAGGTCGGCGATACGGTACAGGCAGGCGGACGGCTTGGCACATCGGGCAATACGGGGACACGGACGACCGGGGAACATCTGCATTTCGGTGTGAAGAATATCTATGCCGACGGGACGAAACGGGATATAGACCCTGCGGCGTATCTGGCTGAAATCGCACAGAAAGGACATATCAAATTGCAAATGCTGCACAACGGAAATGACCTGCTCGTCAAATACAAGGCGGCGGAAGATACCGTGCCTGAAAAGAACCTTTCGCCAGACGGATGGATGAAAAAACTCCTTTCGTCGGA from Barnesiella propionica encodes:
- a CDS encoding glucosaminidase domain-containing protein, which translates into the protein MTKNQEYALQYADYAMAQMRRYGIPASVTLAQGILESSNGQSRLARNENNHFGIKATSSWIAEGGKYGIYTDDKPNEKFCSYDSVGDSYEHHSRFLKENSRYAGCFKLSPDDYKGWAQSIEKAGYATGGKYAENLQKIIEQNGLQKYDRQVMQEMTAQGRQFGVEHNPLQTSESAEHGTGYSFPVEREEFLFITSPFGTRQDPLDSTKQQMHKGVDIRCKADAVLATESGGKVVAVNQNKNTPGGKSLTVEYARTDGSKVQCTYMHLKEISVKVGDTVQAGGRLGTSGNTGTRTTGEHLHFGVKNIYADGTKRDIDPAAYLAEIAQKGHIKLQMLHNGNDLLVKYKAAEDTVPEKNLSPDGWMKKLLSSEDSGVGISGCNDPIVEMAMTAFASLMLLATQIDNREEEEQKTAISAAMDLRTIDLKPLLPNMKNCDLTIGENGKAILKADNGELHVSRELTASELNRLSATLNNGTLTEEAKQMRVTGMLNTVILSEAASQNFEQGMTRQQGQTENLRR
- a CDS encoding MutS N-terminal domain-containing protein, with product MKEKSQIEKKAEEKQTELLSAALGGASNAGGHWLNVSGKGFPRLYPQGVSASPFNALFMALHSDNNGCKTNLFTLYSETKARGAAVREHEQGVPFLFYNWNKYVNRNNPNETIDRTAYLQLDEEQKAQFKGVHNREIRTLFNIDQTTLPYVDKPAYEDAVKQDGSVQERGYAEADNRRLRTRFNDFLLKMRDNLVPVRSDGSGVPHYETDKDAVYMPRQKDFEHYHDYVQEALRQIVSATGHQQRLAREGMVMKNGVAPSEDAVKYERLVVELASGIKMLELGLPARLSDASLKTVDYWCREFKENPCIMDALESDVNNALDVIRKAERGEKIEYATLRNRRQTTTMQEQMPKHYFVANEIRQHPDKAAKSIVLVIDREAKSADVILPAGASTEANNEIPGMNKGRIERALQKEGIEQVRFYNTDGALGYRPDDSYFNEKMVTLARLRNYTLEKLSTLDVSEAVRRANEVGFDAVQMIQDDKNRWALYIKPENKEGYSVYPDKEDVNRFFSTLKQAMDNIDKVRMELAHKYYALAEVKPDLKVDLFGSDTPEIDLNRIQRVAIFKTRQDGIQCVATIDGQKLQPRSVTPQQWQRMWVAEDRDGYKRHLAATLFADVLQKGQSVGEQKAEEQVRQQNEVVAENRSEETNDENMSPKRQFWDNLKEKHPDALYLIRAGEVYRLYNEDAAKGADILGITMKKYPERGFSAFAEFPRTQLDSYLPKLVRAGERVAISEIELQDKRQDEQETHRGIHR